The following coding sequences lie in one Pontibacter sp. G13 genomic window:
- a CDS encoding type II toxin-antitoxin system ParD family antitoxin: MHRGVEASENQAIPKIRWNAPITNFWYIEEKQEIMAKNTSISLGTHFEEFINREVASGRYSSVSEVIRAALRLLEREELKTKELRGALEEGEQSGFAESFSPSEFLDGLKRNSDE, translated from the coding sequence ATGCACAGAGGCGTGGAGGCCTCTGAAAATCAGGCAATACCCAAAATACGCTGGAACGCACCCATTACCAATTTTTGGTATATTGAGGAAAAGCAAGAGATCATGGCAAAAAATACGTCGATTTCACTTGGAACCCATTTTGAGGAATTCATCAACAGGGAGGTCGCTTCTGGGAGATATAGTTCGGTCAGCGAGGTGATCAGGGCCGCTCTTCGATTACTTGAGCGAGAAGAACTCAAAACGAAAGAATTGCGAGGAGCCTTGGAGGAGGGTGAACAGAGTGGATTTGCTGAGTCCTTTTCGCCAAGTGAATTTCTGGACGGTTTAAAAAGAAATTCAGATGAGTAA
- a CDS encoding cytochrome c peroxidase, with protein sequence MSRNLVFILIGLCALLIARCSTTAPDQLESEVLDTSIQALPLEVISPADNPTTPEKVALGKLLFYDPILSGNKDVACATCHHPNHGYAEFRDLSIGVNGTGLSSKRKFNTPNDIPFVKRNAHTILNTAFNGINPKNEYQPDQAPMFWDSRVNSLESQALEPIKALEEMRGRAYEQDEILDEVVRRLKEIPTYQALFDQAFLEEDAISIANLGKALAAFERSLVTPNTRFDRYLRGDEDALSFSEKDGFRRFKNVGCANCHNGSMLSDFKPHVLGMQENNKLAAPDSGTQGTFGFRTPSLRNLRFTSPYMHNGKFYSLKGVLEFYEELAGGQSRNKHVPKEQLDPLIKKLTITMQDIGPIVSFFNALNDTTFDRSIPESVPSGLNVGGNIE encoded by the coding sequence ATGTCCCGTAATCTGGTATTCATTCTGATAGGCTTATGTGCCCTCCTGATCGCAAGATGTTCCACCACCGCTCCGGATCAACTCGAATCGGAGGTCCTGGATACCAGTATTCAGGCGTTGCCCTTGGAAGTCATTTCGCCGGCGGATAATCCTACCACCCCTGAAAAGGTCGCACTCGGCAAGCTGTTGTTTTACGACCCGATCCTCTCCGGCAATAAGGATGTCGCCTGTGCCACCTGCCATCATCCCAATCATGGCTATGCGGAATTTCGGGACCTGTCCATCGGCGTGAATGGAACTGGATTGAGCAGCAAGCGGAAATTCAATACGCCCAATGACATCCCATTTGTCAAGCGAAACGCCCATACCATCCTGAATACCGCCTTCAATGGCATCAACCCCAAGAACGAATACCAGCCGGATCAGGCACCGATGTTCTGGGACTCGCGGGTAAACAGCCTGGAATCCCAGGCGCTGGAACCGATCAAGGCGTTGGAGGAAATGCGCGGGAGAGCGTACGAACAAGACGAAATCCTCGATGAAGTCGTCCGACGACTCAAGGAAATCCCCACTTATCAGGCACTATTCGATCAAGCGTTTCTGGAGGAAGATGCGATCAGCATTGCCAATCTTGGGAAAGCGCTAGCTGCTTTTGAGCGCTCCTTGGTGACGCCCAATACCCGTTTTGACCGATACCTGCGGGGGGATGAAGATGCGCTTTCCTTTTCGGAGAAAGACGGATTTCGCCGTTTCAAGAACGTAGGATGCGCCAATTGCCACAACGGGAGCATGCTCTCGGACTTCAAACCGCATGTGTTGGGGATGCAGGAAAACAACAAGCTCGCCGCGCCAGATAGCGGTACACAGGGGACCTTTGGGTTCCGCACGCCCTCCCTCCGAAATCTGCGATTCACTTCTCCGTACATGCACAATGGCAAGTTTTATTCGCTCAAGGGCGTGCTAGAATTTTATGAAGAATTGGCCGGGGGACAATCTAGAAATAAGCATGTACCCAAGGAGCAACTCGATCCGCTCATCAAGAAACTCACGATCACGATGCAGGACATCGGCCCGATCGTCTCCTTCTTCAACGCGCTCAACGACACGACTTTTGATCGGTCGATTCCCGAATCTGTGCCGAGTGGGTTGAATGTCGGAGGGAATATTGAGTAG
- a CDS encoding GTP-binding protein — MGIANKLPVTVLSGFLGAGKTTLLNHILHNKEGLKVAVIVNDMSEVNVDAELVKGENTLSRTEEKLVEMSNGCICCTLREDLMVEVERLAKEDRFDYLLIESTGISEPVPVAQTFSFVDEASGIDLSRFSYIDTMVTVVDSYNFFKDFGSPETLMDRSLTDMEGDFRTIVNLLTDQVEFANVIILNKTDLVTEEHLGILKAAIQKLNPGAKIVESTFSKVAPKEILNTGLFNFEEAEQSAGWIEELNKGEHTPETEEYGIGSFVYRTKKPFDPVRFWKYVEKKFPTSIIRSKGLFWLASRPGQALVWSQAGGSLRADSAGVWWSSMPFGKRIQYLSFIENQKEIEKGWDKEFADRKNELVFIGQDMDEEQIRADLDKCLATDKELASGLWKDGYHDDWPVQRAYPVQ, encoded by the coding sequence ATGGGCATCGCAAACAAACTGCCGGTAACTGTACTCAGTGGATTTTTAGGAGCAGGAAAAACCACCTTGCTCAACCACATCCTTCACAACAAAGAAGGCCTGAAAGTAGCCGTAATCGTCAATGACATGAGCGAAGTCAATGTCGATGCGGAGTTGGTCAAAGGCGAAAACACCCTCTCTCGGACCGAGGAGAAACTGGTGGAAATGAGCAATGGCTGCATCTGCTGCACACTCAGGGAAGACTTGATGGTCGAAGTGGAACGCCTTGCCAAGGAAGACCGATTTGACTATTTGCTGATAGAAAGCACAGGAATCAGCGAACCTGTCCCTGTCGCCCAGACCTTCTCATTTGTGGATGAAGCCAGTGGAATTGATCTGTCTCGCTTCAGCTACATTGACACGATGGTCACGGTGGTGGATTCCTACAATTTCTTCAAGGACTTTGGCAGCCCGGAAACCTTGATGGATCGTTCGCTCACGGACATGGAGGGAGATTTCCGTACCATCGTCAATCTGCTCACCGATCAGGTGGAATTTGCCAATGTCATCATCCTCAATAAAACAGACCTCGTCACTGAAGAGCATTTGGGCATCTTGAAGGCAGCTATCCAAAAGCTCAATCCGGGCGCAAAAATCGTCGAATCCACCTTCAGCAAAGTGGCCCCCAAAGAAATCCTCAACACGGGGTTGTTTAATTTTGAGGAGGCCGAGCAAAGTGCGGGTTGGATTGAAGAACTCAACAAAGGCGAGCACACACCAGAAACGGAGGAATATGGGATCGGCTCATTTGTCTACCGCACCAAAAAGCCATTTGACCCTGTGCGATTTTGGAAATACGTCGAAAAGAAATTTCCTACCTCGATCATCCGAAGCAAAGGGCTATTTTGGTTGGCTTCCCGTCCCGGCCAGGCATTGGTCTGGAGTCAAGCTGGCGGCTCATTGAGAGCTGATAGCGCGGGCGTTTGGTGGAGTAGCATGCCGTTTGGAAAGCGTATCCAGTACCTATCCTTCATCGAGAATCAAAAGGAAATCGAGAAGGGCTGGGACAAGGAATTCGCAGACCGCAAAAACGAACTCGTATTCATCGGTCAAGACATGGACGAGGAGCAAATCCGTGCTGATCTCGACAAATGCCTCGCCACGGACAAGGAACTCGCTTCCGGACTATGGAAAGACGGCTACCACGATGATTGGCCCGTCCAGCGCGCCTATCCTGTGCAGTAG
- a CDS encoding DUF697 domain-containing protein has product MNNSIQTADETIRKYVLYSMGTSLIPVPVADLVATTAIQVEMVKALSREFNLEYREDVTRAIIGALTGNVVARVGASLIKALPGVGTILGAVSSVTLTGAATFALGQVFVHHVQQGGSLHDFDADSYRRFYDEMYEEGKFRAKQWKEEADAQEQEAQEVTIADEEAPAEESPVAASDSADTPVSETEDPPAEESTPTVESPASPESDPSDEEDKPQS; this is encoded by the coding sequence ATGAACAATTCAATCCAGACAGCAGACGAAACCATCCGCAAATACGTCCTCTACAGCATGGGGACCAGTCTGATCCCGGTTCCTGTTGCGGACCTCGTTGCCACCACCGCGATTCAGGTGGAGATGGTCAAAGCGCTATCTAGAGAATTCAACCTCGAATACCGAGAAGATGTTACCCGCGCAATTATCGGAGCGCTTACAGGCAATGTCGTGGCTCGTGTCGGAGCATCCCTCATCAAGGCACTCCCGGGAGTCGGGACCATACTTGGGGCCGTATCATCGGTGACTTTGACCGGGGCAGCGACCTTTGCTTTGGGACAGGTGTTTGTGCATCACGTCCAGCAAGGAGGCTCTTTACACGACTTTGATGCGGATTCCTATCGTCGATTCTACGACGAGATGTACGAGGAAGGAAAGTTCCGCGCCAAGCAGTGGAAGGAAGAGGCTGACGCCCAAGAGCAGGAGGCTCAGGAAGTGACGATCGCAGATGAAGAAGCCCCAGCGGAAGAATCTCCAGTAGCAGCTTCAGATTCCGCAGATACACCTGTTTCGGAAACGGAAGATCCCCCTGCCGAGGAATCGACCCCCACGGTGGAATCCCCAGCATCACCCGAAAGCGACCCAAGCGATGAGGAAGACAAACCCCAATCTTAG
- a CDS encoding endonuclease/exonuclease/phosphatase family protein yields the protein MTNLKPKEGKPTVKDGEWSCFFAKMTGWVFLSLVLLGCESTEESDIERNYHRLGFYNVEVLVDPFDDPLFQEQMYQGEHEAARKARYQAKLDHVAQSIRNMGPDGPELIGLAEIENESVLKDLVEHPVLKHNGYEYVWSESQFSRGLEVAFLFDPEVFRYEFHKHIPQLDTPTCREFLWVHGIVGGQPMSIIVAQWPGKKELEKIEKGSIRDVAIRLREFIDEEIFSLEPHAHVVILGDFGVDPHAPALRSALKVSERAIHMTEFDFFNATESIYDPMALGTVYTAGAWKMYDQILVSSEMYHGGGGVGIDLKSAAIHLEDEGPQLPDIAGHGDNGYPGYEDHFPISILLEVPGRNFQEGKPRIEAGIP from the coding sequence ATGACCAATTTGAAACCCAAGGAGGGCAAACCCACAGTAAAGGATGGGGAGTGGTCCTGTTTTTTCGCAAAAATGACCGGATGGGTTTTCCTGTCTCTGGTGCTACTTGGCTGTGAATCTACCGAGGAGTCTGACATAGAGCGCAATTATCACAGGCTCGGCTTCTACAATGTCGAGGTCTTGGTGGACCCATTCGATGATCCGCTGTTTCAGGAACAGATGTATCAAGGCGAGCATGAAGCTGCCCGGAAAGCACGATACCAAGCCAAATTGGATCACGTCGCACAATCTATCCGGAATATGGGACCGGATGGACCGGAGCTGATTGGTTTGGCGGAAATCGAAAATGAATCAGTGCTCAAGGATCTTGTAGAGCATCCCGTATTGAAGCACAACGGATACGAATACGTCTGGAGCGAAAGTCAATTCAGTCGCGGTCTGGAGGTGGCGTTTTTGTTCGATCCGGAGGTGTTTAGGTATGAATTTCACAAGCACATTCCGCAATTGGATACGCCCACCTGTAGAGAATTTCTTTGGGTGCACGGAATTGTAGGGGGACAGCCTATGTCAATCATCGTGGCACAATGGCCGGGCAAGAAAGAATTGGAGAAGATCGAGAAAGGGTCGATCAGAGACGTGGCGATACGACTTCGCGAATTCATCGATGAGGAAATTTTTTCTCTGGAGCCACACGCGCATGTCGTCATCTTGGGAGATTTCGGGGTGGACCCACACGCTCCTGCCCTGAGAAGTGCTCTAAAAGTCTCAGAGCGAGCGATCCACATGACCGAGTTCGATTTTTTCAACGCCACGGAATCCATATACGATCCCATGGCATTGGGTACCGTTTACACAGCTGGTGCATGGAAAATGTACGACCAGATCTTGGTCAGTTCCGAGATGTATCATGGAGGTGGCGGTGTAGGGATCGATTTGAAGAGCGCGGCTATTCACCTAGAAGATGAAGGCCCACAGCTTCCAGACATTGCTGGACATGGCGACAATGGTTATCCCGGATATGAGGATCATTTTCCGATCTCTATTTTGCTGGAAGTCCCCGGACGAAATTTTCAGGAGGGTAAACCTAGAATTGAAGCGGGCATTCCCTAG
- the yaaA gene encoding peroxide stress protein YaaA encodes MLIVISPAKKLDFSEETRFTDRYTQPTLLDHSVELAGILSEMSAPEIGELMHLSENLSQLNHDRYQQFAPPFTPQNAKQALLSFKGDVFLSFDLASYADSEFEYAQSHLRILSGLYGLLKPLDLIQPYRLEMKTKLKNARGKDLYSFWGSIIRNELHSALSESGSDTLINLASNEYFKSVGAKEFSGKIITPVFKDEKNGVFKTIFLYAKQARGAMCDYAIQEKVSDPEQLKDFKGMGYAFQPAESTDTQWVFTRSSVK; translated from the coding sequence ATGCTGATTGTCATCTCTCCAGCCAAGAAACTGGATTTTTCAGAAGAAACGCGCTTTACAGACCGCTATACACAGCCCACCTTGTTGGATCACTCCGTGGAATTGGCGGGCATCCTCTCTGAAATGTCTGCTCCGGAGATTGGGGAGCTGATGCACCTCAGCGAGAATCTATCCCAGCTCAATCACGATCGCTACCAGCAATTTGCGCCCCCATTTACCCCGCAAAATGCCAAGCAGGCGCTCCTTTCCTTCAAGGGCGATGTATTCCTCAGTTTCGATTTGGCGTCTTATGCCGACTCGGAGTTCGAATACGCGCAATCCCATCTCCGGATTTTGTCTGGACTTTATGGCTTGCTCAAGCCTTTGGATCTGATTCAGCCTTATCGTCTGGAAATGAAGACCAAGCTCAAAAACGCCCGCGGAAAGGATCTCTACAGTTTTTGGGGAAGCATCATCCGCAATGAGCTGCATTCCGCTTTGTCTGAAAGTGGCTCCGATACCCTCATTAATCTTGCCTCCAACGAGTATTTCAAATCGGTCGGTGCCAAGGAATTCTCTGGAAAGATCATCACCCCAGTATTCAAGGACGAGAAAAACGGCGTTTTCAAGACGATCTTCCTGTATGCCAAGCAGGCACGCGGGGCCATGTGCGACTATGCCATTCAGGAAAAAGTCTCCGATCCCGAGCAATTGAAAGACTTCAAGGGAATGGGATACGCATTCCAACCAGCGGAATCTACCGATACCCAATGGGTGTTTACTCGGTCTTCCGTGAAATGA
- a CDS encoding ComEC/Rec2 family competence protein yields MEKHTQHPLVWLAGSLVVGMICARGESWIWGLSSLVFWGMLVAFLVLDGRRFGQYHEWTFATCAVLAGMVFGGWIKLSHDESQAPTSLQSLHCETVHCSGHIIKSIRPTQYGYAGWAEMDGRIEAGCQYVIRNRMVLYFDSGQAPDLSQTQRVFLTGKLKPVDPTTSGYAEYLASQGVTHTLQVKHWESAGWEMSLSARWQRFRQRYLDRLSTQFPHGKTFGLAAAMSLGDKEHLAKDAKGAFARVGLSHALAISGLHVGIVFLVLNALLGGLVYFPHGHQWKYALVLGILVGYMCLTGASPAVVRSVLMFGTGLLFRIFRLRFKVLNIVASSAIWQMVIDPHILFELGFQLSYAAVVGIVVGFPWLSQWMRTGIKWLDPALDALSISLLATLATLPWVWIYFGQFPVYFLPANLLGTVWIFLTVAIGFLWVMLGAIPYVGEWIAWTYHGMLEGLLWGIDLIGRLPYSLLQEGQPWQKPLGMIGLQLMVIALIAGLPRIIRWWLEYRKRLAIQRAIRPAFPQN; encoded by the coding sequence ATGGAAAAACACACCCAACACCCTTTGGTCTGGCTTGCAGGTAGTCTCGTCGTGGGCATGATCTGTGCGCGTGGTGAAAGCTGGATTTGGGGCCTGAGTAGTTTGGTCTTTTGGGGAATGCTTGTGGCGTTTCTCGTATTGGATGGTAGGCGATTCGGACAATACCACGAATGGACTTTTGCCACTTGTGCGGTTTTGGCGGGGATGGTGTTTGGTGGCTGGATCAAACTATCCCATGACGAATCGCAAGCGCCCACGTCTCTACAATCCCTTCATTGTGAAACGGTTCATTGCTCGGGGCATATCATCAAATCCATTCGGCCTACCCAATATGGCTATGCAGGCTGGGCAGAGATGGATGGTAGAATTGAAGCGGGGTGCCAATATGTGATTCGGAATCGGATGGTCCTGTACTTCGATTCCGGCCAAGCTCCTGATTTGTCTCAAACACAGCGGGTGTTCCTCACGGGAAAATTGAAGCCGGTAGATCCAACCACCTCTGGGTATGCCGAGTATCTCGCCAGTCAAGGGGTGACCCATACGCTCCAAGTGAAGCATTGGGAATCTGCGGGCTGGGAAATGTCTCTGAGTGCACGGTGGCAGCGATTTCGGCAGCGATATCTGGACAGACTGTCGACTCAATTTCCGCATGGAAAGACCTTCGGATTGGCAGCGGCGATGAGCCTGGGAGACAAGGAGCATCTAGCCAAGGACGCCAAAGGAGCTTTTGCGCGAGTAGGGTTGAGTCATGCGTTGGCGATCTCGGGATTACATGTCGGAATCGTGTTTTTAGTGCTGAATGCATTGCTGGGCGGTTTGGTCTATTTCCCTCATGGACATCAATGGAAATATGCCTTGGTGTTGGGGATATTGGTTGGCTATATGTGCCTGACGGGAGCAAGTCCAGCGGTGGTGAGATCGGTGCTGATGTTTGGGACGGGACTCCTCTTTCGGATCTTCCGGCTTCGATTCAAAGTCCTGAATATTGTGGCTTCCAGTGCCATCTGGCAGATGGTGATCGATCCCCATATCTTATTTGAATTGGGGTTTCAGTTGTCCTATGCTGCGGTGGTGGGAATTGTGGTAGGGTTTCCGTGGCTGAGCCAATGGATGCGTACTGGAATCAAATGGCTCGATCCTGCCTTGGATGCGTTGTCGATCAGTCTGCTTGCGACTTTGGCTACTTTACCTTGGGTGTGGATCTATTTCGGGCAATTTCCGGTGTATTTTCTTCCTGCGAATCTACTCGGCACAGTCTGGATTTTCTTGACGGTGGCCATCGGATTCCTGTGGGTCATGCTAGGCGCGATTCCCTATGTCGGGGAATGGATCGCTTGGACTTATCATGGGATGCTGGAAGGGCTTCTTTGGGGAATAGATCTCATCGGTCGTCTTCCTTATTCACTGCTGCAGGAAGGTCAGCCTTGGCAAAAACCGCTGGGCATGATCGGTCTCCAATTGATGGTGATTGCGCTCATTGCCGGACTTCCGAGAATCATCAGGTGGTGGCTCGAATATCGCAAAAGGTTGGCGATCCAGAGGGCCATTCGTCCCGCATTCCCCCAGAATTAG
- a CDS encoding S24 family peptidase has translation MSDLAISQLAKNLKYYRAKHQISQGQLATQCELKRSNIQCWEQGKSHPFEYNTRKLIAGMGIDRTDLFDRDLETLDQAQPEVVPFDARMDAFNQVELIEIAAGGLPGTMDITAEMERNSQQMAADGLIVVRVKGESMLPHVHPDALLTCKRVDSVHSLKMGQRYLVDTKDEGGVLKRIMRSPQDDGSVILSSDNPDKDEFPDYAVAKQDILRIWEVKNYYHSCEGLPY, from the coding sequence ATGTCAGATCTCGCTATCAGCCAATTAGCCAAAAACCTCAAATACTACCGGGCCAAGCACCAAATCTCCCAAGGACAATTGGCCACACAATGCGAGCTGAAACGTTCCAACATTCAATGTTGGGAACAGGGGAAATCTCACCCCTTTGAATACAACACCCGCAAATTGATCGCCGGAATGGGAATCGACCGGACCGATCTCTTTGACCGTGATTTGGAGACGCTGGATCAAGCTCAGCCTGAGGTCGTTCCCTTCGACGCCCGAATGGATGCTTTCAATCAGGTGGAATTGATCGAGATTGCAGCGGGCGGCCTTCCAGGAACGATGGACATCACCGCTGAAATGGAACGCAACTCCCAACAGATGGCAGCAGATGGGCTGATTGTCGTTCGGGTAAAAGGCGAATCCATGCTTCCTCATGTCCATCCAGATGCGCTCCTAACCTGTAAGCGAGTGGATTCGGTTCATTCCCTCAAAATGGGCCAACGCTATCTCGTCGATACCAAGGACGAAGGGGGAGTACTCAAACGCATCATGCGAAGCCCTCAAGATGACGGCAGCGTGATTCTATCCTCTGACAATCCCGACAAGGATGAATTTCCTGACTATGCGGTGGCCAAACAGGATATCCTCCGAATCTGGGAAGTCAAAAACTACTACCATAGCTGCGAGGGACTGCCCTACTAA
- a CDS encoding LexA family transcriptional regulator, producing the protein MSKTSTQFGRNLKYLRKQVYHCTQKDFAEFLNVSRANVGSWEEGRCEPTGPKLQNILEATGMSRTQLFDIDLQQQSHSSSNVRPYQGDLPMYDYSDLMKISAGSPIGFFPSVDRQTGEFTALQVEGESMMPAIQPGAVLLCKPMQDIEEIKAGERYVVETNHDGGVLKRVYVHEEDDTLLILSSDNPDKLLFPDYTVEKANINRLWKPVQYILLGLPS; encoded by the coding sequence ATGTCAAAAACATCCACACAATTTGGCCGAAACCTCAAATATCTCCGCAAGCAGGTATACCATTGTACCCAGAAGGATTTTGCGGAATTCCTGAACGTCTCCCGCGCCAATGTCGGCTCCTGGGAGGAAGGTCGCTGCGAACCGACAGGCCCAAAGCTCCAGAACATTCTCGAAGCTACCGGAATGAGTCGTACGCAGTTATTTGATATCGACCTCCAACAACAGTCCCATTCCAGCTCCAATGTCCGACCGTACCAAGGAGATCTTCCGATGTACGACTACTCGGACCTGATGAAGATTTCGGCAGGTTCGCCGATTGGGTTCTTTCCATCCGTAGATCGCCAAACCGGGGAATTTACGGCCCTTCAGGTCGAGGGAGAATCCATGATGCCAGCCATCCAGCCGGGAGCGGTATTGCTGTGTAAGCCCATGCAGGACATCGAGGAGATCAAGGCAGGAGAGCGATATGTCGTGGAGACCAATCACGATGGTGGCGTACTGAAGCGCGTTTATGTCCATGAGGAAGATGATACCCTGTTGATCCTGTCCTCAGACAATCCCGACAAGCTTTTGTTTCCGGACTACACCGTGGAAAAGGCCAACATCAATCGCCTTTGGAAGCCTGTGCAGTACATCCTGTTGGGACTGCCAAGCTGA
- a CDS encoding AAA family ATPase: MPLSAHYPNTLTDDQAAALPRLEHFLATDDPQIFLLKGYAGTGKTFLMDGLVRFLEQQERTFQMLAPTGRAAMILGEKAQVEAHTVHHWIYELDEQATTDEQSVFKLKDNEDDADCLYIIDEASMVGNFQMGQPAVLFGSGKLLEDLLEFVGPRKILFVGDTAQLPPVGMTISPALERQMLESEYGLTVEESVLREVRRQTLESGILQTATQLRVAMEHPPVQWLRFTYQFPDLHRINSRQTTQTLAPTGKIQDLSGTILITQTNREALAINQDLRQKVFLNPLQVQPGDRLMITQNSLIQDRLVYNGQFVEVLQAAEQTQQMVQVVKARQEGIGVSKTIRLYFRHLKLRLEDGFEFESLIVDDLLDKEAANLSTTEGMALMVNFQDRMRKFNIGQDSDDYRRLQMTDPYLNALRVKYGYAITCHKAQGGEWNRVIVDARTHFRVPYDYYRWAYTAVTRAAKELFVIEP, from the coding sequence ATGCCTTTATCTGCCCATTATCCCAATACCCTGACTGACGACCAAGCTGCTGCGCTTCCACGCCTAGAACATTTCTTGGCAACGGATGACCCACAGATATTTTTGCTCAAGGGGTATGCAGGTACCGGGAAAACATTCCTGATGGATGGTTTGGTGAGATTTCTAGAGCAGCAGGAACGCACCTTCCAGATGTTGGCCCCTACCGGACGCGCGGCCATGATTCTGGGGGAGAAGGCACAAGTGGAGGCCCATACTGTCCATCATTGGATCTATGAATTGGACGAACAGGCTACCACGGATGAGCAATCTGTCTTCAAGCTCAAGGACAATGAAGACGATGCAGACTGCCTGTATATCATCGACGAGGCTTCTATGGTGGGGAATTTCCAGATGGGCCAGCCCGCCGTGCTGTTTGGATCAGGGAAACTGCTGGAGGATCTCCTTGAGTTCGTTGGGCCGCGCAAGATCCTGTTTGTCGGTGATACCGCTCAGCTTCCTCCGGTGGGAATGACGATTTCTCCGGCCTTGGAGCGTCAAATGCTGGAGAGCGAATATGGGCTTACCGTGGAGGAGTCGGTCTTGCGGGAGGTGCGACGTCAAACGCTTGAAAGCGGAATTCTCCAGACAGCTACTCAATTGCGGGTGGCGATGGAACACCCACCGGTACAATGGCTTCGATTCACCTACCAGTTTCCGGACCTCCACCGAATCAATTCCCGTCAGACCACCCAAACATTGGCACCGACAGGCAAGATCCAAGACCTCTCAGGAACCATTCTGATCACCCAGACCAACCGCGAAGCGCTGGCCATCAACCAAGACCTCAGGCAGAAGGTCTTCCTCAACCCGCTTCAAGTCCAACCGGGGGATCGACTGATGATTACCCAGAACTCCCTCATTCAAGATAGACTGGTTTACAATGGTCAGTTTGTCGAAGTGCTTCAGGCGGCCGAACAGACTCAGCAAATGGTACAAGTGGTCAAAGCTCGGCAAGAGGGAATAGGGGTTTCCAAGACCATTCGCCTGTATTTCAGGCATCTCAAACTACGCCTAGAAGACGGTTTTGAATTCGAAAGCCTCATTGTCGACGATCTGCTGGACAAGGAAGCCGCCAACCTCTCTACTACCGAAGGCATGGCCCTGATGGTCAATTTTCAGGATCGAATGCGAAAATTTAACATCGGGCAGGACTCGGATGATTATCGCCGTCTCCAGATGACCGATCCCTACCTCAACGCACTCCGGGTGAAATACGGCTATGCCATCACCTGTCACAAGGCGCAAGGGGGAGAATGGAATCGGGTGATCGTAGATGCCCGGACGCATTTTCGGGTTCCCTACGATTATTACCGCTGGGCCTACACGGCCGTTACCCGCGCTGCCAAGGAGTTGTTTGTGATTGAGCCATGA
- a CDS encoding TetR/AcrR family transcriptional regulator: MKRDEVVHQQILEAAKGLIQRYGLGKTTMEDIAKACGKGKSTLYYYFKGKDEIFDAVIRDDMQVLFSTVQQAVFDALGTEAKLKAYMVTKYQTLKKLVNLYRFTLEHESPLLNIHDQFQHLSDRYDHQEIELLTSILQGGIDDGLFDAAYQEELGMLAELCLSSIRGVELNLILKGRHGDLESKADLLVSIMVKGMA, encoded by the coding sequence ATGAAGCGGGACGAAGTCGTACACCAACAGATTTTGGAAGCTGCCAAGGGATTGATCCAGCGGTATGGATTGGGGAAAACCACCATGGAGGACATTGCCAAGGCATGTGGCAAGGGGAAGAGTACGCTGTATTACTACTTCAAGGGGAAGGATGAAATCTTCGATGCGGTGATTCGGGATGATATGCAGGTCCTATTCTCTACCGTGCAGCAAGCCGTATTTGACGCTTTGGGGACCGAGGCAAAGTTGAAAGCCTACATGGTGACCAAATACCAGACGTTGAAGAAGCTGGTCAATCTGTATCGATTCACGTTGGAGCATGAATCTCCTTTGTTGAATATTCACGATCAGTTTCAGCATTTGTCCGATAGATACGACCACCAAGAGATCGAATTGCTCACTTCCATTCTCCAAGGGGGGATTGATGATGGCCTGTTTGATGCAGCCTATCAAGAAGAGTTGGGCATGTTGGCCGAGCTTTGCCTGTCGAGTATTCGCGGGGTGGAATTGAATTTGATCCTGAAAGGCAGACATGGGGATCTCGAGTCCAAAGCGGATTTGTTGGTGTCCATCATGGTCAAGGGAATGGCCTGA